Proteins encoded by one window of Xanthomonas sp. DAR 80977:
- a CDS encoding trypsin-like serine peptidase codes for MNRKNALYLALLASVSGLSPVAMAANPPAAEMDSAPVEARPDAAALGGAELRSLATGSVHAPRLIELGAPDSAQAATMKQLRGQQVKHGQPLQIGFSRDIAKPAINLRRLSWQSLPSGAQVTSFEIVSTDAAALRAALQLSGSGAQPGDPSKATLRFAGDDGRVFEQSGADFAGSEPGWSAAVSGSRLVVEIELPAGQYPQGFALKIPQISHMDINPVASEEMMRPMIGESDSCERDIVCRASPTSGFTSAAKSVARMVFSTSSGSYLCTGTLLNNTNSPKKYLFWTAAHCISTQTVANTLQTYWFYDATTCNGSTVSSSYTTLSGGAYLRHANTTRDTSLLELKTAPPSGAFYAGWSSSAIGSTGTAIEGIHHPAGDVKKYSLGSVTALSSSIDGKSPLYKVVWNTGVTEGGSSGSGLFTINSSGAYQLRGGLYGGTSYCSAPSDPDYYSRFSDVYSTIQPYLSP; via the coding sequence ATGAATCGCAAGAACGCGCTGTATCTGGCCCTGCTGGCCAGCGTCTCCGGTCTTTCCCCCGTCGCCATGGCCGCCAATCCCCCTGCGGCCGAGATGGACTCCGCTCCGGTCGAAGCCCGCCCCGATGCCGCCGCGCTCGGCGGCGCCGAACTGCGCAGCCTCGCCACCGGCAGCGTGCATGCGCCGCGCCTGATCGAACTCGGCGCTCCCGACAGCGCCCAGGCCGCGACGATGAAGCAACTGCGCGGCCAGCAGGTCAAGCACGGCCAGCCGCTGCAGATCGGCTTCTCCCGCGATATCGCCAAGCCGGCGATCAACCTGCGCCGGCTCAGCTGGCAGAGCCTGCCCAGCGGCGCGCAGGTCACCAGCTTCGAAATCGTCTCCACCGACGCGGCGGCGCTGCGCGCGGCCCTGCAGCTCAGCGGCAGCGGCGCCCAGCCGGGCGATCCGAGCAAGGCCACGCTGCGCTTCGCCGGCGACGACGGCCGCGTGTTCGAGCAGAGCGGCGCCGATTTCGCCGGCAGCGAGCCGGGCTGGTCGGCGGCGGTGTCGGGCTCGCGCCTGGTCGTGGAGATCGAATTGCCGGCTGGCCAGTACCCGCAGGGCTTCGCGCTGAAGATCCCGCAGATCTCGCACATGGACATCAATCCGGTCGCCAGCGAGGAGATGATGCGGCCGATGATCGGCGAGAGCGACTCCTGCGAGCGCGACATCGTCTGCCGCGCCAGCCCCACCAGCGGCTTCACCTCGGCCGCCAAGTCGGTGGCGCGCATGGTGTTCAGCACCAGCAGCGGTTCCTACCTGTGCACCGGCACCCTGCTCAACAATACCAACTCGCCGAAGAAATACCTGTTCTGGACCGCTGCGCACTGCATCAGCACCCAGACCGTGGCCAACACCCTGCAGACCTACTGGTTCTACGACGCTACCACCTGCAACGGCTCCACGGTCAGCTCGTCCTACACCACGCTCAGCGGCGGCGCCTACCTGCGCCATGCCAACACCACCCGCGACACCTCGCTGCTGGAACTGAAGACGGCCCCGCCCAGCGGCGCCTTCTATGCCGGCTGGAGCAGTTCGGCGATCGGCTCCACCGGCACCGCGATCGAGGGCATCCACCATCCCGCCGGCGACGTGAAGAAGTACTCGCTGGGCAGCGTCACCGCGCTGTCGTCCTCGATCGACGGCAAGTCGCCGTTGTACAAGGTGGTGTGGAACACCGGCGTCACCGAAGGCGGCTCCTCCGGCTCGGGCCTGTTCACCATCAACAGCAGCGGCGCCTACCAGCTGCGCGGCGGCCTGTACGGCGGCACCTCGTACTGCAGCGCGCCCAGCGATCCGGATTACTACTCGCGCTTCTCCGACGTGTATTCGACCATCCAGCCTTACCTGAGTCCGTAA
- a CDS encoding HDOD domain-containing protein: MDDAIPAEAAGAGAAIAADTDPGAAAAAAELAPEQEAALLLRLYALAFADAPAPEPSAASRAAHAEIAAAAVAVLARIDAHPRYTPRRPQLLPQLTRAINDPAAGAQAIAAILGQDPALAGNLLRIANSSAYRRQAEPIENLERAVALLGTEGLRQIVLAALLQPVIADDGSVFGRCASLLWEHTLLSAKATARHAEAAEREDPAAAQLLALLYGLGAVAVVQVVRDAYAKQPGLVPDVGMLAELLQDWTARVAQAISHGWALSERMQHALGEQHRQAVPHASSSLGRSLRIGRCQAALALLGAAAR; the protein is encoded by the coding sequence ATGGACGATGCCATCCCCGCCGAAGCGGCTGGCGCAGGCGCAGCGATCGCGGCGGACACCGATCCCGGCGCCGCCGCGGCTGCCGCCGAACTCGCGCCCGAGCAGGAAGCCGCGCTGCTGCTGCGCCTGTACGCGCTGGCGTTCGCCGACGCGCCCGCACCCGAACCGAGCGCGGCGTCGCGCGCTGCGCATGCCGAGATCGCCGCCGCGGCGGTCGCGGTGCTGGCGCGGATCGATGCGCACCCGCGCTACACCCCGCGCCGCCCGCAGCTGTTGCCGCAACTGACCCGCGCCATCAACGATCCCGCTGCCGGCGCCCAGGCCATCGCCGCGATTCTCGGCCAGGATCCGGCCCTGGCCGGCAACCTGCTGCGCATCGCCAACAGCAGCGCCTACCGCCGCCAGGCCGAGCCGATCGAGAACCTGGAGCGGGCGGTGGCCTTGCTCGGCACCGAGGGCCTGCGCCAGATCGTGCTGGCGGCGCTGCTGCAACCGGTCATCGCCGACGACGGCAGCGTGTTCGGCCGCTGCGCGTCGCTGCTGTGGGAGCACACCTTGCTGTCGGCCAAGGCCACGGCCCGCCATGCCGAGGCTGCCGAGCGCGAGGATCCCGCTGCGGCGCAGCTGCTGGCGCTGCTGTACGGACTGGGAGCGGTCGCCGTGGTGCAGGTGGTGCGCGATGCCTATGCGAAACAGCCAGGACTGGTGCCGGATGTCGGGATGCTGGCCGAGTTGCTGCAGGACTGGACGGCGCGGGTGGCGCAGGCGATCTCGCATGGCTGGGCGCTGTCCGAGCGCATGCAACACGCGCTCGGCGAGCAACACAGGCAGGCTGTGCCGCACGCGTCGAGTTCCTTGGGACGTTCGCTGCGGATCGGCCGCTGCCAGGCGGCGCTGGCCTTGCTGGGTGCCGCCGCGCGCTGA
- a CDS encoding lipase family protein, which yields MSAIPPTQAPLDPLLTLAMAQASIAAYAAFEGKPVLAPSDYRLVARWSGWDGDPFGGSEEVYGLLFQSTADPGTCLFAFRGTDSDLDVYEDLDFTTTDFVPSAGTVAPTPRVSAGFYGIYDGKGGNMRASMREQVFALLAHFAPSQVYVTGHSLGGALSQLFSLDLALSQPTLRACNINFCSPMVGEASWGQAYAQHIAAADSTRCFNYWDYVPALPPSTFGYVPVGQAFRTAHDVRGALFVHLLSRHSIVNMQTVLQHALPLSPQFWSGTFPDYEDPRRLMLSQVPPAQPQPAWADLELAARASERLLGLAPTQPAPATAAG from the coding sequence ATGAGTGCGATTCCCCCGACGCAAGCCCCGCTGGATCCGCTGCTGACGCTGGCGATGGCCCAGGCCAGCATCGCCGCCTATGCCGCCTTCGAGGGCAAGCCGGTGCTGGCGCCGTCCGACTACCGGCTGGTCGCCCGCTGGTCCGGCTGGGACGGCGATCCGTTCGGCGGCAGCGAAGAGGTGTATGGCCTGTTGTTCCAGTCCACCGCGGACCCCGGCACTTGCCTGTTCGCGTTCCGCGGCACCGATTCGGATCTGGACGTCTACGAGGACCTGGACTTCACCACCACCGATTTCGTGCCCAGCGCCGGCACGGTCGCGCCGACGCCGCGGGTGTCGGCGGGCTTCTACGGCATCTACGACGGCAAGGGCGGCAACATGCGCGCCTCGATGCGCGAGCAGGTGTTCGCGCTGCTGGCGCACTTCGCGCCGAGCCAGGTGTACGTCACCGGGCACAGCCTGGGCGGCGCGCTGAGCCAGCTGTTCTCGCTGGACCTTGCGCTCAGCCAGCCAACCCTGCGCGCCTGCAACATCAATTTCTGCAGCCCGATGGTCGGCGAGGCCAGTTGGGGCCAGGCCTATGCGCAGCACATCGCCGCAGCGGACAGCACGCGCTGCTTCAACTACTGGGACTACGTGCCAGCGTTGCCGCCGTCGACGTTCGGCTACGTGCCGGTGGGGCAGGCGTTCCGTACCGCCCACGACGTGCGCGGCGCCCTGTTCGTGCATCTGCTGTCGCGGCACTCCATCGTCAACATGCAGACCGTGCTGCAACACGCGCTGCCGCTTTCGCCGCAGTTCTGGTCCGGCACCTTTCCGGACTACGAGGATCCGCGGCGGCTGATGCTCAGCCAGGTGCCGCCGGCGCAACCGCAACCGGCGTGGGCCGATCTCGAACTGGCCGCGCGCGCCTCCGAGCGGCTGCTGGGCTTGGCACCCACTCAGCCCGCGCCGGCAACCGCGGCCGGATGA
- a CDS encoding SGNH/GDSL hydrolase family protein, translating to MKQSSLVALVSLCLSAVQPAFAQSAAPAADALQGKVDGLYTQAPDTLQAKQVAELQQRLLDWAQLGRYRADNAALAPPAAGERRVVFYGDSITDAWGRMQGTTFFPGKPYVNRGISGQTTAQMLVRFRQDVIDLKPAAVVILAGTNDLAGNTGLSTQRMIEDNLRSMAELAQANHIKLVLASVLPVSDYPWRPGLQPAEKIRALNAWIEQYAHSHGAVYLDYHSKLRNREGGMDKALAYDGVHPTVAGYTLMAPLAQQAVERALAQP from the coding sequence GTGAAGCAGTCGTCGCTCGTCGCGCTGGTGTCGTTGTGCCTGAGTGCCGTCCAACCCGCGTTCGCGCAGAGCGCCGCGCCTGCCGCCGACGCGCTGCAGGGCAAGGTGGATGGGCTGTACACGCAGGCGCCTGACACGCTGCAGGCCAAGCAGGTGGCCGAGCTGCAGCAGCGCCTGCTGGACTGGGCGCAGCTGGGCCGCTACCGCGCCGACAACGCGGCGCTGGCGCCGCCGGCCGCGGGCGAGCGCCGCGTGGTGTTCTACGGCGATTCGATCACCGATGCGTGGGGGCGCATGCAGGGCACGACGTTCTTCCCCGGCAAGCCCTACGTCAACCGCGGCATTTCCGGTCAGACCACCGCGCAGATGCTGGTGCGCTTCCGCCAGGACGTGATCGACCTGAAGCCGGCGGCGGTGGTGATCCTGGCCGGCACCAACGACCTGGCCGGCAACACCGGCCTGTCCACGCAGCGCATGATCGAGGACAACCTGCGCTCGATGGCCGAACTGGCGCAGGCCAATCACATCAAGCTGGTGCTGGCGTCGGTGCTGCCGGTCAGCGACTACCCGTGGCGGCCGGGGCTGCAGCCGGCGGAAAAGATCCGCGCGCTCAATGCCTGGATCGAGCAGTACGCGCACAGCCACGGCGCGGTGTACCTGGACTACCACAGCAAGCTGCGCAACCGCGAAGGCGGCATGGACAAGGCCCTGGCCTACGACGGCGTGCATCCCACCGTCGCCGGCTACACGCTGATGGCGCCGCTGGCGCAGCAGGCGGTGGAGCGCGCGCTGGCGCAACCGTAG
- a CDS encoding glycoside hydrolase family 108 protein yields MASFDLYLPQLLKFEGGYVDDPADPGGATNLGITLATFQRYAQSLLGEAPTLEALRALTPEQAGAIYKQAYWDRLDGDQIASQALAEILFDFYVNAGTEAVVLLQRILLQLGATGLATDGDMGPATLAALQAADQAQVYALYRQGRIDYYQRLAQERPVDDKFLQGWLARAEWFPATLPPTAATPPDAGVA; encoded by the coding sequence ATGGCATCGTTCGATCTGTACCTGCCGCAGTTGCTGAAGTTCGAAGGGGGCTATGTGGACGATCCGGCCGATCCCGGCGGCGCCACCAACCTCGGCATCACCCTGGCCACGTTCCAGCGCTACGCGCAGTCCTTGCTCGGCGAGGCGCCGACGCTGGAGGCGCTGCGCGCGCTGACCCCGGAGCAGGCCGGTGCCATCTACAAGCAGGCGTACTGGGACAGGCTGGACGGCGACCAGATCGCCTCGCAGGCGCTGGCCGAGATCCTGTTCGATTTCTACGTCAACGCCGGCACCGAAGCGGTCGTGCTGCTGCAGCGGATCCTGCTGCAGTTGGGCGCCACCGGCCTGGCCACGGATGGGGACATGGGGCCGGCCACGCTGGCCGCGCTGCAGGCTGCCGACCAGGCGCAGGTGTATGCGCTGTATCGCCAGGGCCGGATCGATTACTACCAGCGGCTGGCGCAGGAACGCCCAGTCGACGACAAGTTCCTGCAGGGCTGGCTGGCGCGCGCGGAATGGTTCCCGGCGACGCTGCCGCCCACCGCCGCCACGCCGCCGGACGCCGGCGTCGCCTGA
- a CDS encoding PQQ-binding-like beta-propeller repeat protein, protein MNRHYAHQKRSLLWLALVPGLMLGAAASAQSAATAPAQGTNGNVGGYSDSDTSASSSSIGSAGDSARAGASGYGAAFGSGGAPYATRSNWENAGGGYLNTRFAPAEWQINPLNAARLKTAWTFTTQGDVSATPTVQGSALYVPDWGGQLYRIDTALGKAVWQVKLSDLTGNANSLSRNSPAIARDSVLVGDQASGTVIAVDKNTGKLLWKTVVEANAQARITASPVVYGDRVYVGVSSGDWGGLTPGYTFSFRGSVAALDLKTGKLLWSFRTAPEGYTGASVWGTLAIDPQRQRVYATTGNNYSVPLDVASCVKNANGDKSAQLACLAPDNYVDSVLALDMRNGKPVWTRRLQGADAWSLSCLVAPTAGICQEPQGPDYDFSGGGANLFTVIRNGKPQALVGAGQKSGVYWAFDADSGRTVWSTQVGPGGTAGGIEWGSSVDPFKSRVYVAINNNNHTSYTLAPGNTETWNAGSWAALDAASGKILWQVKVPGIDPIQTTFGAGGRGPLASSPGLVYAGSMSGAMTVLDAQTGATLWSFDAGGSVSSAPAVVDGAVYWGAGYSRFNFGTGVHKLYKFVPTSSRGR, encoded by the coding sequence ATGAACAGGCATTACGCGCACCAGAAACGCTCTTTGCTGTGGCTGGCGCTGGTTCCCGGATTGATGCTCGGCGCCGCGGCGTCGGCGCAGTCCGCCGCCACTGCCCCGGCGCAAGGCACGAACGGCAACGTTGGCGGCTACAGCGACAGCGACACCTCCGCATCGAGTTCCAGCATCGGCTCCGCTGGCGATTCCGCTCGCGCCGGCGCCAGCGGTTATGGCGCCGCGTTCGGCAGCGGCGGCGCGCCGTACGCCACGCGCAGCAATTGGGAAAACGCCGGCGGCGGCTATCTCAACACCCGCTTCGCCCCGGCCGAATGGCAGATCAATCCGCTCAACGCGGCGCGACTGAAGACCGCCTGGACCTTCACCACCCAGGGCGACGTGTCCGCCACGCCGACCGTGCAGGGCAGCGCGCTGTACGTGCCCGACTGGGGCGGCCAGCTGTATCGCATCGACACCGCGCTGGGCAAGGCGGTGTGGCAGGTGAAGCTGTCCGACCTTACCGGCAACGCCAACTCGCTGTCGCGCAACAGCCCGGCGATCGCGCGCGACAGCGTGCTGGTCGGCGACCAGGCCAGCGGCACCGTCATCGCGGTCGACAAGAACACCGGCAAGCTGCTGTGGAAGACCGTGGTCGAAGCCAACGCGCAGGCGCGCATCACCGCCTCGCCGGTGGTGTACGGCGATCGCGTCTACGTCGGCGTGTCCTCCGGCGACTGGGGCGGGCTGACGCCTGGCTACACGTTCTCCTTCCGCGGCAGCGTGGCCGCGCTCGACCTGAAGACCGGCAAGCTGCTGTGGAGCTTCCGCACCGCGCCGGAAGGCTATACCGGCGCCTCGGTGTGGGGCACGCTGGCGATCGATCCGCAACGCCAGCGCGTCTACGCCACCACCGGCAACAACTACTCGGTGCCGCTGGACGTGGCCAGCTGCGTCAAGAACGCCAACGGCGACAAGAGCGCGCAGCTGGCCTGCCTGGCGCCGGACAACTACGTGGACTCGGTGCTGGCGCTGGACATGCGCAACGGCAAGCCGGTGTGGACGCGCCGCCTGCAGGGCGCCGATGCCTGGTCGCTGTCGTGCCTGGTCGCGCCGACCGCCGGCATCTGCCAGGAGCCGCAGGGGCCGGACTACGACTTCAGCGGCGGCGGCGCCAACCTGTTCACGGTGATCCGCAACGGCAAGCCGCAGGCGCTGGTCGGCGCCGGGCAGAAGAGCGGCGTGTACTGGGCGTTCGATGCCGACAGCGGGCGCACCGTGTGGTCCACCCAGGTCGGTCCGGGCGGCACCGCCGGCGGCATCGAATGGGGTTCGTCGGTCGATCCGTTCAAGTCGCGCGTGTACGTGGCCATCAACAACAACAACCACACCAGCTACACCCTTGCCCCCGGCAACACCGAGACCTGGAACGCCGGCTCGTGGGCGGCGCTGGACGCGGCCAGCGGCAAGATCCTGTGGCAGGTGAAGGTGCCGGGCATCGATCCGATCCAGACCACGTTCGGCGCCGGCGGCCGTGGCCCGCTCGCCTCCTCGCCCGGACTGGTCTACGCCGGCTCGATGTCGGGCGCGATGACCGTGCTCGATGCCCAGACCGGCGCCACGCTGTGGAGCTTCGATGCCGGCGGTTCAGTGTCCAGCGCACCGGCCGTGGTGGACGGCGCGGTGTACTGGGGCGCGGGCTATAGCCGCTTCAATTTCGGCACCGGCGTGCACAAGCTGTACAAGTTCGTCCCGACCAGCTCGCGCGGTCGCTGA
- a CDS encoding pyridoxamine 5'-phosphate oxidase family protein, whose product MASPQELEEKFWKALKSDRTVMLGLDGVEDGHARPMTAQFEGDRGGPIWFFTSKDNALVQKLTQSQRVIAAFSAKDHDLFASISGTLSVDNDQAVIERLWNGFIDAWYEQGKDDPKLALLRLDPDHAQIWLNGSSLVAGIKVLFGIDPKRDYQDKVADVPLR is encoded by the coding sequence ATGGCCAGCCCGCAGGAACTGGAAGAGAAATTCTGGAAAGCCCTCAAATCCGACCGCACGGTCATGCTCGGCCTGGATGGCGTGGAAGACGGCCATGCGCGGCCGATGACGGCGCAATTCGAAGGCGACCGCGGCGGCCCGATCTGGTTCTTCACCTCCAAGGACAATGCGCTGGTGCAGAAACTGACCCAGAGCCAGCGGGTCATCGCCGCGTTCAGCGCCAAGGACCACGACCTGTTCGCCAGCATCAGCGGCACGCTCAGCGTGGACAACGACCAGGCGGTGATCGAACGCCTGTGGAACGGCTTCATCGACGCCTGGTACGAGCAGGGCAAGGACGATCCCAAGCTGGCGCTGCTGCGCCTGGATCCGGACCACGCGCAGATCTGGCTCAACGGCTCCAGCCTGGTGGCCGGGATCAAGGTGCTGTTCGGCATCGACCCCAAGCGCGACTACCAGGACAAGGTGGCGGACGTGCCGCTGCGCTGA
- a CDS encoding DUF1328 family protein produces MIKWAIIIAIIGLIAGALGFTGAAGAAMGIAKFLFWAGIAIALVLFLLGTTLAKKVG; encoded by the coding sequence ATGATCAAGTGGGCCATCATCATCGCCATCATCGGACTCATCGCCGGCGCGCTCGGCTTCACCGGCGCCGCGGGCGCGGCCATGGGCATCGCCAAGTTCCTGTTCTGGGCCGGCATCGCCATCGCGCTGGTGCTGTTCCTGCTGGGCACGACGCTGGCCAAGAAGGTCGGCTGA
- a CDS encoding S41 family peptidase, protein MIATMLAAALALAPTDAAAAQADLQFAAARIAADHPGMAPGADPALAAQARQAANAAQAQARRIVDGAGYARVMQAYVAAFGDPHVAIELSSGDAERSTQPATASAAQGAFERLTPTAWQLTLPTFYAGDPGFETTMAAIATATDALRQATPALLILDLRGNGGGAAAPGDAVLAAIWGEQALPALDRRRADASLWRVSDGVIDNLHTRRARIAARYPQELPGFDRLLDGLRAAQRAGTPLYRDPLPRAASGTPPRGGPARIVAITDGACISACLDFMDRLLEGPGVEQVGQPTGADTLYTEVESVPLPSGRATLLLPMQRLQGRQRGAMQAYAPRVRLDDDAAVSAWLRREVAAVSPPAADAP, encoded by the coding sequence ATGATCGCAACGATGCTGGCAGCGGCACTGGCCCTGGCGCCGACCGATGCCGCCGCCGCGCAGGCCGACCTGCAGTTCGCCGCCGCGCGCATCGCCGCCGATCATCCGGGCATGGCGCCTGGCGCGGATCCGGCGCTGGCCGCGCAGGCGCGGCAGGCGGCGAACGCGGCGCAGGCCCAGGCGCGCAGGATCGTGGATGGCGCCGGCTATGCGCGGGTCATGCAGGCCTACGTCGCCGCGTTCGGCGACCCGCACGTGGCGATCGAACTGTCTTCCGGCGACGCCGAGCGCAGCACGCAACCCGCGACCGCCAGCGCCGCGCAAGGCGCATTCGAGCGCCTCACGCCGACGGCCTGGCAATTGACCCTGCCGACCTTCTACGCCGGCGATCCCGGCTTCGAGACGACGATGGCCGCGATCGCCACCGCAACCGACGCGTTGCGGCAGGCCACGCCCGCGCTGTTGATCCTGGACCTGCGCGGCAACGGCGGCGGCGCGGCGGCGCCCGGCGATGCGGTGCTGGCCGCGATCTGGGGCGAACAGGCGCTGCCCGCGCTGGATCGCCGCCGCGCCGACGCCTCGCTGTGGCGGGTCTCCGATGGCGTGATCGACAACCTGCACACCCGGCGCGCGCGCATCGCCGCGCGCTATCCGCAGGAACTGCCCGGCTTCGACCGCTTGCTGGACGGCCTGCGCGCGGCGCAGCGTGCGGGAACGCCGCTGTATCGCGACCCGCTGCCGCGCGCCGCCTCCGGCACGCCGCCGCGCGGCGGCCCGGCGCGCATCGTCGCGATCACCGACGGCGCCTGCATCAGCGCCTGCCTGGATTTCATGGACCGGCTGCTGGAGGGTCCCGGCGTCGAACAGGTCGGCCAGCCGACCGGCGCCGACACGCTGTACACCGAAGTGGAAAGCGTGCCGCTGCCGAGCGGGCGCGCCACCCTGCTGCTGCCGATGCAGCGCCTGCAAGGCCGCCAGCGCGGCGCGATGCAGGCCTATGCGCCGCGCGTGCGCCTCGACGACGACGCGGCGGTCAGCGCCTGGCTGCGCCGCGAAGTGGCCGCGGTGTCGCCGCCCGCTGCCGACGCGCCGTAG
- a CDS encoding sensor histidine kinase, whose product MNLADFIEANIEPLCKGWMAFARTRGEEGEAMSAYQLRDHAAQLLAEIVADMRAPMSAAQLRLRSLDAGPEEFETGGAASLHARQRVKHGFGMMQLVSEFRALRASVMRLWSESGHTPDAQDVPDMSRFNEALDLILADSVRAFMESVEQTQHLFMGILGHDLRGPLSAVMSCAELMLGQGEQQAPQARVLLRSAMQMKAILDDLMEFTGDKLGASIPMRAEATSLEVLTQGVVDEMATIYPKRAFRLTTAGDLHGNWDVMRLRRVVANLLTNALKYGSRDQPITIALNGELADAVSLSVHNLGLPIPAAMLDSLFEPLTTTAHADGTPQAAGANLGLGLYIVDRIVDAHGGRIEVSSSQHEGTRFLATLPRQAPASG is encoded by the coding sequence ATGAACCTGGCCGATTTCATCGAGGCCAACATCGAGCCGCTGTGCAAGGGCTGGATGGCGTTCGCGCGCACGCGCGGCGAGGAAGGCGAAGCGATGAGCGCCTACCAGCTGCGCGATCACGCCGCGCAACTGCTGGCCGAAATCGTCGCCGACATGCGCGCGCCGATGAGCGCCGCGCAATTGCGGCTGAGGTCGCTGGATGCCGGGCCGGAGGAGTTCGAGACCGGCGGTGCCGCGAGCCTGCATGCCCGGCAGCGGGTCAAGCACGGCTTCGGCATGATGCAGCTGGTGTCCGAGTTCCGCGCGCTGCGCGCCAGCGTGATGCGCCTGTGGAGCGAATCCGGCCACACGCCGGACGCGCAGGATGTGCCGGACATGAGCCGCTTCAACGAGGCGCTGGACCTGATCCTGGCCGATTCGGTGCGCGCCTTCATGGAGAGCGTGGAGCAGACCCAGCACCTGTTCATGGGCATCCTGGGCCACGATCTGCGCGGGCCGCTGTCGGCGGTGATGAGCTGCGCCGAGCTGATGCTGGGGCAGGGCGAGCAGCAGGCGCCGCAGGCGCGCGTGCTGCTGCGCAGCGCCATGCAGATGAAGGCGATCCTGGACGACCTGATGGAATTCACCGGCGACAAGCTCGGAGCGTCGATCCCGATGCGCGCGGAAGCGACCAGCCTGGAAGTGCTGACCCAGGGCGTCGTCGACGAGATGGCCACGATCTACCCGAAGCGCGCGTTCCGGCTGACCACGGCCGGCGACCTGCACGGCAACTGGGACGTGATGCGGCTGCGCCGGGTGGTGGCGAACCTGCTGACCAATGCCTTGAAGTACGGCAGCCGCGACCAGCCGATCACGATCGCCTTGAACGGCGAGCTGGCCGACGCGGTCAGCCTGAGCGTGCACAACCTGGGGCTGCCGATTCCCGCCGCGATGCTGGACTCGCTGTTCGAGCCGCTGACCACCACCGCGCATGCCGACGGCACGCCGCAGGCCGCCGGCGCCAACCTGGGCCTGGGCCTGTACATCGTCGACCGGATCGTCGACGCGCATGGCGGACGCATCGAGGTCAGTTCGTCGCAGCACGAAGGCACGCGCTTCCTGGCGACGCTGCCGCGGCAGGCGCCCGCCAGCGGCTGA
- a CDS encoding nuclear transport factor 2 family protein, with amino-acid sequence MKAWGALLLLAMGAATARAAEPSEEGTAGPLFDTVAALDQRLFGAYNRCDLAAFEHLFVPDVEFYHDTGGVTWDRKSVVDSTRKWICGKVRRELVDGTLRVYPVKDFGAIEEGEHRFCELASGRCEGIAKFVMVWRQDQDGWKLTRVLSYGHRAAASPAP; translated from the coding sequence ATGAAGGCATGGGGAGCGTTGCTGCTGTTGGCGATGGGCGCGGCGACGGCCCGTGCGGCGGAGCCGAGCGAAGAGGGCACGGCCGGGCCGCTGTTCGACACGGTCGCGGCGCTGGACCAGCGCCTGTTCGGTGCCTACAACCGTTGCGACCTGGCGGCGTTCGAGCACCTGTTCGTGCCCGACGTGGAGTTCTATCACGACACCGGCGGCGTCACCTGGGACCGCAAGAGCGTCGTGGACAGCACGCGCAAGTGGATCTGCGGCAAGGTCCGCCGCGAGTTGGTGGACGGCACGCTGCGGGTCTACCCGGTCAAGGACTTCGGCGCGATCGAGGAAGGCGAGCACCGCTTCTGCGAACTGGCCAGCGGGCGTTGCGAGGGCATCGCCAAGTTCGTGATGGTGTGGCGCCAGGACCAGGACGGCTGGAAGCTGACGCGGGTGCTCAGCTACGGCCACCGCGCGGCCGCGTCGCCGGCGCCGTGA